A genomic region of Dermochelys coriacea isolate rDerCor1 chromosome 18, rDerCor1.pri.v4, whole genome shotgun sequence contains the following coding sequences:
- the CEP104 gene encoding centrosomal protein of 104 kDa isoform X1: MPHKIGFVVISSSGHEDGFSAKELMVHAPTVNGWRSPRLCQYPQEIVLQMVERCRVRKLQLLAHQYMISSKIEFYISENLPEYFAPYQSERFRRLGYVSLSDNEKTGYKARELKSVYVDAVGQYLKLTFHKNYINRYNLYSQVALVAINIIGEPADYSNDSNNSSREKLIDHYLGNNLDDLTLDGTYLRKPDSISPLDDLAFDMYQDPEVAQIIRKLDEKKHEAVHHERYDYAKKLKQAIADLQKVGERLGRYEVEKRCAVEKEDYDLAKQKKQQMEEYRLKVYQQLELHNLLDPELMIRRPPEFPLEPMVYSVSPRQKKPMQSPQHEKTEAQKTEPLPQEKPPETTSPEPIVPDHSTSPVAQPPASVEGFPKINVEFLPYDERPLPAIRKQHEDGFAYLEPEMNEEDISDTPRSGITGEPEPLTEKALREASPATEVFGEALVAGAYSKTWSYREDALLAIYKKLMEISASTSKDDLKNMLRAAVFLIRRAIKDIVSSVFQASLKLLKMIITQYIPKHKLGKLETAHCVERTLPNLLSRTGDSSTRLRIVAANFIQEMALCNEVKPLQIIPVHLVQPLKPNSPTHLAMSQVDLVERLLKDLGTENSGFTIDNVMRFATGALEHRVYEVRDTALRIIFDMYRQHQAIVLDYLPPDDANTRKNVLYKTLFDGFTKIDGRLTEAELRAQKKAATEEAEKQKKEEIKVLQGQLAALKEIQAEVQAGKEKENDFQKLKTQGEQGKKVTLPAATEIPDDHSSVANYLDNLCIFCGERDESFTEEGLDLHYWKHCPMLTRCEHCKQVVEIASLTEHLLTECDKKDGFGKCQRCSEALPKEELPKHVKGRTCNPAKPEKVANHCPLCHENFAPGEEAWKSHLMGKDGCKMNLRRVPTLNKTLLMQPGKAAGLTITKSGPTATKFRSPSVGSKIPAPKGGPNKNTGRTYAKR, translated from the exons ATGCCACACAAAATTGGATTTGTAGTTATCAGTTCATCGGGACATGAAGATGGCTTCAGTGCAAAAGAACTGATGGTTCATGCACCAACAGTCAATGGATGGAGATCACCAAG ACTCTGCCAGTATCCACAAGAAATCGTCCTTCAGATGGTGGAGAGATGTCGAGTTCGAAAGCTGCAATTACTCGCTCACCAGTATATGATTTCAAGCAAAATTGAGTTCTACATTAGTGAAAATCTGCCTGAGTACTTTGCACCGTATCAGTCAGAGAGGTTTCGCAGACTGGG TTATGTCTCTCTCTCAGACAATGAGAAGACTGGGTACAAAGCACGGGAGCTGAAGTCAGTCTACGTGGATGCAGTAGGACAGTATCTAAAACTCACTTTCCATAAAAATTACATCAATAGATACAACTTGTACAGTCAG GTTGCTCTGGTAGCAATAAATATAATTGGGGAACCTGCAGACTACAGCAATGACAGCAATAAC TCTTCAAGAGAGAAGTTGATTGACCATTACCTTGGGAACAATCTAGATGACCTAACCTTAGATGGAACATACCTTCG AAAACCTGACTCTATTTCACCACTGGATGATTTGGCTTTCGATATGTACCAGGATCCGGAAGTTGCTCAGATAATTCGTAAACTGGATGAGAAAAAGCATGAAGCTGTCCATCATGAACGTTATGACTATGCCAAGAAACTCAAACAAGCTATTGCTGATTTGCAAAAG GTTGGGGAACGACTCGGGCGGTATGAGGTAGAAAAGCGCTGTGCTGTAGAGAAGGAAGATTATGATCTTGCTAAACAGAAGAAACAGCAGATGGAAGAGTACCGCCTGAAGGTGTATCAGCAACTGGAGCTGCACAACCTTCTGGATCCAGAGCTGATG ATCCGAAGACCTCCTGAATTTCCCCTTGAGCCTATGGTTTATTCAGTTAGCCCTCGGCAAAAGAAACCCATGCAGTCACCCCAGCATGaaaaaacagaagcacagaagaCTGAGCCTTTGCCACAAGAAAAGCCACCTGAGACAACTTCTCCTGAGCCCATTGTCCCTGACCACTCCACTTCTCCTGTAGCCCAGCCACCAGCCTCTGTAGAGGGTTTTCCAAAGATAAAT GTTGAATTTTTGCCTTATGATGAGAGACCTCTTCCAGCTATTCGTAAGCAGCATGAGGATGGATTTGCCTACCTTGAGCCAGAGATGAATGAAGAAGATATCAGTGATACTCCAAGAAGTGGCATCACTGGGGAACCAGAACCATTAACTGAGAAAGCGCTGAGGGaggccagccctgccactgaaGTTTTCGGAGAGGCCTTG GTTGCAGGAGCATATTCCAAGACTTGGTCGTATCGAGAAGATGCATTGCTTGCTATATATAAAAAGCTGATGGAAATCTCTGCCAGCACATCTAAGGATGATTTAAAGAATATGCTTAGAGCTGCTGTCTTTCTTATAAGAAGAGCCATAAAAGACATAGTGTCTTCA GTTTTCCAAGCTTCCctgaaacttttgaaaatgatcATCACTCAGTATATACCAAAGCATAAACTAGGTAAATTGGAAACAGCTCATTGTGTGGAAAGAACGCTTCCAAATCTGCTTTCTAGAACAGGCGACTCCTCAACCCGTCTTCGTATTGTGGCTGCCAACTTTATTCAG GAAATGGCACTGTGTAATGAAGTTAAACCTCTTCAAATCATTCCGGTTCATCTGGTCCAGCCATTGAAACCGAATTCTCCTACTCATCTGGCAATGAGTCAGGTGGACTTGGTGGAACGCCTGTTGAAAGACCTGGGAACAGAAAACTCTGGGTTTACCATTGACAACGTCATGAGG TTTGCGACAGGGGCGTTGGAGCACAGAGTATATGAGGTACGCGATACAGCATTACGGATTATCTTCGACATGTACAGGCAGCATCAGGCCATTGTACTGGACTATCTTCCTCCAGATGATGCCAACACACGCAAGAATGTTCTCTATAAAACACTCTTTGATGGATTTACTAAAATAGATGGTAGACTTACTGAGGCCGAGCTTAGG GCACAGAAAAAAGCAGCCACAGAAGAagcagaaaaacagaagaaagaggagattaaggtCCTGCAAGGGCAGCTAGCAGCACTGAAGGAGATCCAGGCAGAAGTTCAGGCTGGAAAG gagaaagaaaatgattttcaaaagctAAAGACTCAAG GTGAGCAGGGAAAGAAAGTCACCCTACCTGCGGCAACAGAGATTCCAGATGATCATTCCTCGGTTGCAAATTATTTAGATAA CCTATGCATTTTTTGTGGTGAAAGGGATGAATCCTTCACAGAGGAAGGTTTGGATCTCCATTACTGGAAACATTGCCCTATGTTGACAAGATGTGAGCACTGCAAACAG GTGGTGGAGATAGCAAGCCTGACAGAACACTTGCTGACTGAGTGTGATAAAAAAGATGGCTTTGGGAAATGTCAGCGCTGTAGTGAGGCCCTTCCAAAAGAGGAACTGCCCAAACATGTGAAGGGCAGGACTTGCAATC CTGCAAAACCAGAAAAGGTGGCGAACCATTGTCCATTGTGCCACGAAAACTTCGCCCCAGGAGAGGAG GCCTGGAAATCTCACCTAATGGGCAAAGATGGCTG
- the CEP104 gene encoding centrosomal protein of 104 kDa isoform X2: MEITKVLLCQYPQEIVLQMVERCRVRKLQLLAHQYMISSKIEFYISENLPEYFAPYQSERFRRLGYVSLSDNEKTGYKARELKSVYVDAVGQYLKLTFHKNYINRYNLYSQVALVAINIIGEPADYSNDSNNSSREKLIDHYLGNNLDDLTLDGTYLRKPDSISPLDDLAFDMYQDPEVAQIIRKLDEKKHEAVHHERYDYAKKLKQAIADLQKVGERLGRYEVEKRCAVEKEDYDLAKQKKQQMEEYRLKVYQQLELHNLLDPELMIRRPPEFPLEPMVYSVSPRQKKPMQSPQHEKTEAQKTEPLPQEKPPETTSPEPIVPDHSTSPVAQPPASVEGFPKINVEFLPYDERPLPAIRKQHEDGFAYLEPEMNEEDISDTPRSGITGEPEPLTEKALREASPATEVFGEALVAGAYSKTWSYREDALLAIYKKLMEISASTSKDDLKNMLRAAVFLIRRAIKDIVSSVFQASLKLLKMIITQYIPKHKLGKLETAHCVERTLPNLLSRTGDSSTRLRIVAANFIQEMALCNEVKPLQIIPVHLVQPLKPNSPTHLAMSQVDLVERLLKDLGTENSGFTIDNVMRFATGALEHRVYEVRDTALRIIFDMYRQHQAIVLDYLPPDDANTRKNVLYKTLFDGFTKIDGRLTEAELRAQKKAATEEAEKQKKEEIKVLQGQLAALKEIQAEVQAGKEKENDFQKLKTQGEQGKKVTLPAATEIPDDHSSVANYLDNLCIFCGERDESFTEEGLDLHYWKHCPMLTRCEHCKQVVEIASLTEHLLTECDKKDGFGKCQRCSEALPKEELPKHVKGRTCNPAKPEKVANHCPLCHENFAPGEEAWKSHLMGKDGCKMNLRRVPTLNKTLLMQPGKAAGLTITKSGPTATKFRSPSVGSKIPAPKGGPNKNTGRTYAKR; this comes from the exons ATGGAGATCACCAAGGTACT ACTCTGCCAGTATCCACAAGAAATCGTCCTTCAGATGGTGGAGAGATGTCGAGTTCGAAAGCTGCAATTACTCGCTCACCAGTATATGATTTCAAGCAAAATTGAGTTCTACATTAGTGAAAATCTGCCTGAGTACTTTGCACCGTATCAGTCAGAGAGGTTTCGCAGACTGGG TTATGTCTCTCTCTCAGACAATGAGAAGACTGGGTACAAAGCACGGGAGCTGAAGTCAGTCTACGTGGATGCAGTAGGACAGTATCTAAAACTCACTTTCCATAAAAATTACATCAATAGATACAACTTGTACAGTCAG GTTGCTCTGGTAGCAATAAATATAATTGGGGAACCTGCAGACTACAGCAATGACAGCAATAAC TCTTCAAGAGAGAAGTTGATTGACCATTACCTTGGGAACAATCTAGATGACCTAACCTTAGATGGAACATACCTTCG AAAACCTGACTCTATTTCACCACTGGATGATTTGGCTTTCGATATGTACCAGGATCCGGAAGTTGCTCAGATAATTCGTAAACTGGATGAGAAAAAGCATGAAGCTGTCCATCATGAACGTTATGACTATGCCAAGAAACTCAAACAAGCTATTGCTGATTTGCAAAAG GTTGGGGAACGACTCGGGCGGTATGAGGTAGAAAAGCGCTGTGCTGTAGAGAAGGAAGATTATGATCTTGCTAAACAGAAGAAACAGCAGATGGAAGAGTACCGCCTGAAGGTGTATCAGCAACTGGAGCTGCACAACCTTCTGGATCCAGAGCTGATG ATCCGAAGACCTCCTGAATTTCCCCTTGAGCCTATGGTTTATTCAGTTAGCCCTCGGCAAAAGAAACCCATGCAGTCACCCCAGCATGaaaaaacagaagcacagaagaCTGAGCCTTTGCCACAAGAAAAGCCACCTGAGACAACTTCTCCTGAGCCCATTGTCCCTGACCACTCCACTTCTCCTGTAGCCCAGCCACCAGCCTCTGTAGAGGGTTTTCCAAAGATAAAT GTTGAATTTTTGCCTTATGATGAGAGACCTCTTCCAGCTATTCGTAAGCAGCATGAGGATGGATTTGCCTACCTTGAGCCAGAGATGAATGAAGAAGATATCAGTGATACTCCAAGAAGTGGCATCACTGGGGAACCAGAACCATTAACTGAGAAAGCGCTGAGGGaggccagccctgccactgaaGTTTTCGGAGAGGCCTTG GTTGCAGGAGCATATTCCAAGACTTGGTCGTATCGAGAAGATGCATTGCTTGCTATATATAAAAAGCTGATGGAAATCTCTGCCAGCACATCTAAGGATGATTTAAAGAATATGCTTAGAGCTGCTGTCTTTCTTATAAGAAGAGCCATAAAAGACATAGTGTCTTCA GTTTTCCAAGCTTCCctgaaacttttgaaaatgatcATCACTCAGTATATACCAAAGCATAAACTAGGTAAATTGGAAACAGCTCATTGTGTGGAAAGAACGCTTCCAAATCTGCTTTCTAGAACAGGCGACTCCTCAACCCGTCTTCGTATTGTGGCTGCCAACTTTATTCAG GAAATGGCACTGTGTAATGAAGTTAAACCTCTTCAAATCATTCCGGTTCATCTGGTCCAGCCATTGAAACCGAATTCTCCTACTCATCTGGCAATGAGTCAGGTGGACTTGGTGGAACGCCTGTTGAAAGACCTGGGAACAGAAAACTCTGGGTTTACCATTGACAACGTCATGAGG TTTGCGACAGGGGCGTTGGAGCACAGAGTATATGAGGTACGCGATACAGCATTACGGATTATCTTCGACATGTACAGGCAGCATCAGGCCATTGTACTGGACTATCTTCCTCCAGATGATGCCAACACACGCAAGAATGTTCTCTATAAAACACTCTTTGATGGATTTACTAAAATAGATGGTAGACTTACTGAGGCCGAGCTTAGG GCACAGAAAAAAGCAGCCACAGAAGAagcagaaaaacagaagaaagaggagattaaggtCCTGCAAGGGCAGCTAGCAGCACTGAAGGAGATCCAGGCAGAAGTTCAGGCTGGAAAG gagaaagaaaatgattttcaaaagctAAAGACTCAAG GTGAGCAGGGAAAGAAAGTCACCCTACCTGCGGCAACAGAGATTCCAGATGATCATTCCTCGGTTGCAAATTATTTAGATAA CCTATGCATTTTTTGTGGTGAAAGGGATGAATCCTTCACAGAGGAAGGTTTGGATCTCCATTACTGGAAACATTGCCCTATGTTGACAAGATGTGAGCACTGCAAACAG GTGGTGGAGATAGCAAGCCTGACAGAACACTTGCTGACTGAGTGTGATAAAAAAGATGGCTTTGGGAAATGTCAGCGCTGTAGTGAGGCCCTTCCAAAAGAGGAACTGCCCAAACATGTGAAGGGCAGGACTTGCAATC CTGCAAAACCAGAAAAGGTGGCGAACCATTGTCCATTGTGCCACGAAAACTTCGCCCCAGGAGAGGAG GCCTGGAAATCTCACCTAATGGGCAAAGATGGCTG